One segment of Takifugu rubripes chromosome 5, fTakRub1.2, whole genome shotgun sequence DNA contains the following:
- the usp7 gene encoding ubiquitin carboxyl-terminal hydrolase 7 isoform X4: protein MNHHHHHTQQQQQKAGEQQLSEPEDMEMEAGDTDEPPRIPANPVINGNLAMGDGHHNTEEDMEDDTSWRSEATFRFVVERFSRLSESVLSPSCFVRNLPWKIMVMPRFYPDRPHQKSVGFFLQCNAESDSTSWSCHAQAMLKIINYKDDEKSFSRRISHLFFHKENDWGFSNFMSWSDVTDPERGFIDDDKVTFEVYVQADAPHGVAWDSKKHTGYVGLKNQGATCYMNSLLQTLFFTNQLRRAVYMMPTEGDDSSKSVPLALQRVFYELQHSDKPVGTKKLTKSFGWETLDSFMQHDVQELCRVLLDNVENKMKGTCVEGTIPKLFRGKMVSYIQCKHVDYRSERIEDYYDIQLSIKGKKNIFESFKDYVATEQLDGDNKYDAGEHGLQEAEKGVKFLTFPPILHLQLMRFMYDPQTDQNIKINDRFEFPDQLPLDEFLQKPDSKDPANYILHAVLVHSGDNHGGHYVVYLNPKGDGKWCKFDDDVVSRCTKEEAIEHNYGGHDDDLSVRHCTNAYMLVYIRESKLSEVLLPMTDVDIPQQLVERLQEEKRVEAQKRKERQEAHLYMQVQMVTEDQFCGHQGNDMYDEEKVKYTVFKVLKSSTLQEFVQNLSQTMGFPQDQMRLWPMQARSNGTKRPAMLDYEADCNKSMIDLSDTENPWTIFLETVDPELAASGATLPKFDKDHDVMLFLKMYDPKTRSLNYCGHIYTPISCKIRDLLPVMCERAGFQQETSLILYEEVKPNLTERIQDYDVSLDKALDELMDGDIIVFQKDDPENDSSELPTAKDYFRDLYHRVDVIFCDKTIHNDPGFVVTLSNRMNYFQVAKTVAQRLNTDPMLLQFFKSQGYRDGPGNPLRHNYEGTLRDLLQFFKPRQPKKLYYQQLKMKITDFENRRSFKSIWLNSQFREEEITLYPDKHGCVRDLLEECKKAVELSEKGSEKLRLLEIVSYKIIGVHQEDELLECLSPAASRTFRIEEIPLDQVDLDKDGEMLIPVAHFHKEVFGTFGTPFLLKIRQGESFREVMRRIQNMLEIQEKEFEKFKFAIVMMGRHQYITEDEYEVNLKDFEPQPGNMPHPRPWLGLDHFNKAPKRGRYTYLEKAIKIHN, encoded by the exons ccgGCGACACAGACGAGCCCCCGAGAATCCCGGCGAACCCAGTGATCAATGGTAACTTGGCCATGGGCGACGGACACCACAacacagaggaagacatggaggacg ACACCAGCTGGCGGTCCGAGGCGACCTTCCGCTTCGTGGTGGAACGATTCAGCCGCCTGAGCGAGTCGGTGCTCAGCCCGTCGTGCTTCGTCAGAAACCTGCCGTGGAAGATCATGGTGATGCCGCGGTTCTACCCTGACCGGCCGCACCAGAAGAGCGTGGGCTTCTTCCTCCAGTGCAACGCTGAGTCGGACTCCAC ATCGTGGTCGTGTCACGCACAGGCAATGTTGAAGATCATCAATTACAAAGACGATGAGAAATCCTTCAGTCGCAGGATCAGCCACCTTTTCTTCCACAAAGAGAACGACTGGGGCTTCTCCAACTTCATGTCATGGAGC GACGTGACGGACCCAGAGAGGGGCTTCATCGACGACGACAAAGTGACCTTTGAGGTCTACGTCCAGGCAGACGCTCCGCACGGAGTGGC CTGGGACTCTAAGAAACACACAGGCTACGTTGGGCTGAAGAACCAGGGAGCTACGTGCTACATGAACAGCCTGTTACAGACGCTCTTCTTCACCAACCAGCTACGGCGG GCGGTCTACATGATGCCCACAGAGGGCGATGACTCCAGCAAGAGCGTCCCCCTGGCGCTGCAGAGGGTTTTCTACGAACTGCAACACAGCGACAAACCTGTCGGTACCAAGAAGCTCACCAAGTCCTTCGG ATGGGAAACACTAGACAGCTTCATGCAACACGATGTTCAGGAGCTGTGCAGAGTG CTTCTGGACAATGTAGAGAACAAAATGAAAGGCACTTGCGTCGAAGGAACCATCCCCAAGCTCTTCAGAGGGAAGATGGTG TCCTACATCCAGTGTAAGCACGTGGACTACCGGTCAGAGCGGATAGAGGACTATTACGACATCCAGCTAagcataaaaggaaaaaagaaca TCTTTGAGTCGTTCAAAGATTACGTCGCAACCGAGCAGTTAGACGGAGACAACAAATACGATGCAGGAGAACACGGCCTGCAG GAAGCGGAGAAGGGTGTGAAGTTCCTCACGTTCCCTCCgatcctccacctgcagctcatgaGGTTCATGTACGACCCACAGACTGACCAAAACATCAAGATTAACGACAG GTTTGAGTTTCCGGATCAGCTGCCCTTGGATGAGTTCCTCCAGAAGCCAGACTCAAAGGATCCGGCCAACTACATCTTGCACGCAGTGCTGGTCCACAGCGGGGACAACCACGGCGGTCACTACGTCGTCTATCTTAATCCAAAAGGAGACGGCAAA TGGTGTAAATTTGACGACGATGTCGTGTCGCGGTGCACTAAGGAAGAAGCCATAGAGCACAACTATGGTGGGCACGACGACGACCTGTCAGTGCGCCATTGCACCAACGCATACATGCTGGTCTACATCCGGGAGTCCAAGCTGA GTGAGGTGCTCCTGCCGATGACTGACGTGGACATcccgcagcagctggtggagcgtctgcaggaggagaaaagggtgGAGGCCCAGAAGAGGAAAGAGCGCCAAGAGGCTCACCTCTACATGCAGGTTCAG ATGGTGACCGAGGATCAGTTCTGTGGTCATCAGGGCAATGACATGTACGACGAGGAGAAGGTCAAGTACACGGTTTTCAAGGTCCTGAAAAGCTCAACGCTGCAGGAGTTTGTCCAGAATCTTTCGCAGACCATG GGTTTTCCACAGGATCAGATGAGGCTGTGGCCCATGCAAGCCCGGAGCAACGGAACCAAGCGGCCCGCCATGCTTGACTACGAGGCCGACTGCAACAAGTCG ATGATCGACTTGAGCGACACCGAGAATCCCTGGACAATATTTTTGGAGACTGTGGATCCAGAGCTGGCAGCCAGTGGGGCCACATTACCCAAGTTTGATAAAGATC ATGATGTCATGTTGTTCTTGAAAATGTATGATCCCAAAACAAGAAGCTTAAATTATTGTGGACATATCTACACACCTATATCCTGTAAAATAA GAGACCTTCTGCCAGTCATGTGTGAGAGAGCAGGGTTTCAGCAGGAGACTAGCCTTATCCTCTATGAG GAAGTAAAACCTAATCTAACCGAGCGGATACAGGACTACGACGTCTCTCTGGACAAGGCCCTGGATGAGCTCATGGATGGGGACATCATTGTCTTCCAGAA GGATGACCCAGAGAATGACAGCAGTGAGCTGCCGACAGCTAAGGACTATTTCCGGGATCTCTACCACCGCGTGGATGTCATTTTCTGTGACAAGACCATCCATAATGACCCCGGGTTCGTGGTGACGCTGTCCAACCGCATGAACTACTTTCAG GTGGCCAAGACGGTGGCGCAGAGGTTGAACACAGACCCCATGCTACTGCAGTTCTTCAAGTCACAGGG GTACAGGGACGGTCCAGGGAATCCTCTCAGACACAATTATGAGGGAACTCTGAGGGACCTGCTGCAGTTCTTCAAACCGCGGCAGCCCAAGAAACTGTATTACCAGCAG TTAAAGATGAAGATAACAGACTTTGAGAACAGGAGGAGTTTTAAATCCATATGGCTCAACAGCCAGTTCAGAGAAGAG GAGATCACCCTCTATCCTGACAAGCATGGCTGTGTCCGGGACCTTTTGGAAGAATGTAAAAAGGCAGTGGAGCTCTCTGAAAAAGGCTCTGAGAAGCTCAG GCTGTTAGAGATAGTAAGCTATAAAATCATAGGGGTTCACCAGGAGGATGAACTGCTAGAATGTTTATCTCCAGCTGCCAGCCGCACCTTCAGAATAGAG GAGATTCCTTTGGACCAGGTGGACTTGGACAAGGACGGTGAAATGTTAATCCCCGTCGCTCATTTCCACAAAGAAGTCTTCGGAACCTTTGGGACCCCCTTTTTGCTCAAGATtagacag GGCGAGTCATTCCGggaggtgatgaggaggatcCAAAACATGCTGGAAATTCAGGAGAAAGAATTTGAGAAG TTCAAGTTTGCCATTGTGATGATGGGACGGCACCAGTACATCACTGAGGACGAGTACGAGGTCAACCTGAAGGACTTTGAACCACAGCCAG GTAACATGCCCCACCCCCGCCCGTGGTTAGGGTTGGATCATTTCAACAAAGCTCCAAAGAGAGGTCGCTACACCTACCTGGAGAAAGCAATCAAGATTCACAACTAA
- the usp7 gene encoding ubiquitin carboxyl-terminal hydrolase 7 isoform X2: MNHHHHHTQQQQQKAGEQQLSEPEDMEMEAGDTDEPPRIPANPVINGNLAMGDGHHNTEEDMEDDTSWRSEATFRFVVERFSRLSESVLSPSCFVRNLPWKIMVMPRFYPDRPHQKSVGFFLQCNAESDSTSWSCHAQAMLKIINYKDDEKSFSRRISHLFFHKENDWGFSNFMSWSDVTDPERGFIDDDKVTFEVYVQADAPHGVAWDSKKHTGYVGLKNQGATCYMNSLLQTLFFTNQLRRAVYMMPTEGDDSSKSVPLALQRVFYELQHSDKPVGTKKLTKSFGWETLDSFMQHDVQELCRVLLDNVENKMKGTCVEGTIPKLFRGKMVSYIQCKHVDYRSERIEDYYDIQLSIKGKKNIFESFKDYVATEQLDGDNKYDAGEHGLQEAEKGVKFLTFPPILHLQLMRFMYDPQTDQNIKINDRFEFPDQLPLDEFLQKPDSKDPANYILHAVLVHSGDNHGGHYVVYLNPKGDGKVSVKETIWCKFDDDVVSRCTKEEAIEHNYGGHDDDLSVRHCTNAYMLVYIRESKLSEVLLPMTDVDIPQQLVERLQEEKRVEAQKRKERQEAHLYMQVQMVTEDQFCGHQGNDMYDEEKVKYTVFKVLKSSTLQEFVQNLSQTMGFPQDQMRLWPMQARSNGTKRPAMLDYEADCNKSMIDLSDTENPWTIFLETVDPELAASGATLPKFDKDHDVMLFLKMYDPKTRSLNYCGHIYTPISCKIRDLLPVMCERAGFQQETSLILYEEVKPNLTERIQDYDVSLDKALDELMDGDIIVFQKDDPENDSSELPTAKDYFRDLYHRVDVIFCDKTIHNDPGFVVTLSNRMNYFQVAKTVAQRLNTDPMLLQFFKSQGDGPGNPLRHNYEGTLRDLLQFFKPRQPKKLYYQQLKMKITDFENRRSFKSIWLNSQFREEEITLYPDKHGCVRDLLEECKKAVELSEKGSEKLRLLEIVSYKIIGVHQEDELLECLSPAASRTFRIEEIPLDQVDLDKDGEMLIPVAHFHKEVFGTFGTPFLLKIRQGESFREVMRRIQNMLEIQEKEFEKFKFAIVMMGRHQYITEDEYEVNLKDFEPQPGNMPHPRPWLGLDHFNKAPKRGRYTYLEKAIKIHN; the protein is encoded by the exons ccgGCGACACAGACGAGCCCCCGAGAATCCCGGCGAACCCAGTGATCAATGGTAACTTGGCCATGGGCGACGGACACCACAacacagaggaagacatggaggacg ACACCAGCTGGCGGTCCGAGGCGACCTTCCGCTTCGTGGTGGAACGATTCAGCCGCCTGAGCGAGTCGGTGCTCAGCCCGTCGTGCTTCGTCAGAAACCTGCCGTGGAAGATCATGGTGATGCCGCGGTTCTACCCTGACCGGCCGCACCAGAAGAGCGTGGGCTTCTTCCTCCAGTGCAACGCTGAGTCGGACTCCAC ATCGTGGTCGTGTCACGCACAGGCAATGTTGAAGATCATCAATTACAAAGACGATGAGAAATCCTTCAGTCGCAGGATCAGCCACCTTTTCTTCCACAAAGAGAACGACTGGGGCTTCTCCAACTTCATGTCATGGAGC GACGTGACGGACCCAGAGAGGGGCTTCATCGACGACGACAAAGTGACCTTTGAGGTCTACGTCCAGGCAGACGCTCCGCACGGAGTGGC CTGGGACTCTAAGAAACACACAGGCTACGTTGGGCTGAAGAACCAGGGAGCTACGTGCTACATGAACAGCCTGTTACAGACGCTCTTCTTCACCAACCAGCTACGGCGG GCGGTCTACATGATGCCCACAGAGGGCGATGACTCCAGCAAGAGCGTCCCCCTGGCGCTGCAGAGGGTTTTCTACGAACTGCAACACAGCGACAAACCTGTCGGTACCAAGAAGCTCACCAAGTCCTTCGG ATGGGAAACACTAGACAGCTTCATGCAACACGATGTTCAGGAGCTGTGCAGAGTG CTTCTGGACAATGTAGAGAACAAAATGAAAGGCACTTGCGTCGAAGGAACCATCCCCAAGCTCTTCAGAGGGAAGATGGTG TCCTACATCCAGTGTAAGCACGTGGACTACCGGTCAGAGCGGATAGAGGACTATTACGACATCCAGCTAagcataaaaggaaaaaagaaca TCTTTGAGTCGTTCAAAGATTACGTCGCAACCGAGCAGTTAGACGGAGACAACAAATACGATGCAGGAGAACACGGCCTGCAG GAAGCGGAGAAGGGTGTGAAGTTCCTCACGTTCCCTCCgatcctccacctgcagctcatgaGGTTCATGTACGACCCACAGACTGACCAAAACATCAAGATTAACGACAG GTTTGAGTTTCCGGATCAGCTGCCCTTGGATGAGTTCCTCCAGAAGCCAGACTCAAAGGATCCGGCCAACTACATCTTGCACGCAGTGCTGGTCCACAGCGGGGACAACCACGGCGGTCACTACGTCGTCTATCTTAATCCAAAAGGAGACGGCAAAGTGAGTGTCAAGGAAACAATA TGGTGTAAATTTGACGACGATGTCGTGTCGCGGTGCACTAAGGAAGAAGCCATAGAGCACAACTATGGTGGGCACGACGACGACCTGTCAGTGCGCCATTGCACCAACGCATACATGCTGGTCTACATCCGGGAGTCCAAGCTGA GTGAGGTGCTCCTGCCGATGACTGACGTGGACATcccgcagcagctggtggagcgtctgcaggaggagaaaagggtgGAGGCCCAGAAGAGGAAAGAGCGCCAAGAGGCTCACCTCTACATGCAGGTTCAG ATGGTGACCGAGGATCAGTTCTGTGGTCATCAGGGCAATGACATGTACGACGAGGAGAAGGTCAAGTACACGGTTTTCAAGGTCCTGAAAAGCTCAACGCTGCAGGAGTTTGTCCAGAATCTTTCGCAGACCATG GGTTTTCCACAGGATCAGATGAGGCTGTGGCCCATGCAAGCCCGGAGCAACGGAACCAAGCGGCCCGCCATGCTTGACTACGAGGCCGACTGCAACAAGTCG ATGATCGACTTGAGCGACACCGAGAATCCCTGGACAATATTTTTGGAGACTGTGGATCCAGAGCTGGCAGCCAGTGGGGCCACATTACCCAAGTTTGATAAAGATC ATGATGTCATGTTGTTCTTGAAAATGTATGATCCCAAAACAAGAAGCTTAAATTATTGTGGACATATCTACACACCTATATCCTGTAAAATAA GAGACCTTCTGCCAGTCATGTGTGAGAGAGCAGGGTTTCAGCAGGAGACTAGCCTTATCCTCTATGAG GAAGTAAAACCTAATCTAACCGAGCGGATACAGGACTACGACGTCTCTCTGGACAAGGCCCTGGATGAGCTCATGGATGGGGACATCATTGTCTTCCAGAA GGATGACCCAGAGAATGACAGCAGTGAGCTGCCGACAGCTAAGGACTATTTCCGGGATCTCTACCACCGCGTGGATGTCATTTTCTGTGACAAGACCATCCATAATGACCCCGGGTTCGTGGTGACGCTGTCCAACCGCATGAACTACTTTCAG GTGGCCAAGACGGTGGCGCAGAGGTTGAACACAGACCCCATGCTACTGCAGTTCTTCAAGTCACAGGG GGACGGTCCAGGGAATCCTCTCAGACACAATTATGAGGGAACTCTGAGGGACCTGCTGCAGTTCTTCAAACCGCGGCAGCCCAAGAAACTGTATTACCAGCAG TTAAAGATGAAGATAACAGACTTTGAGAACAGGAGGAGTTTTAAATCCATATGGCTCAACAGCCAGTTCAGAGAAGAG GAGATCACCCTCTATCCTGACAAGCATGGCTGTGTCCGGGACCTTTTGGAAGAATGTAAAAAGGCAGTGGAGCTCTCTGAAAAAGGCTCTGAGAAGCTCAG GCTGTTAGAGATAGTAAGCTATAAAATCATAGGGGTTCACCAGGAGGATGAACTGCTAGAATGTTTATCTCCAGCTGCCAGCCGCACCTTCAGAATAGAG GAGATTCCTTTGGACCAGGTGGACTTGGACAAGGACGGTGAAATGTTAATCCCCGTCGCTCATTTCCACAAAGAAGTCTTCGGAACCTTTGGGACCCCCTTTTTGCTCAAGATtagacag GGCGAGTCATTCCGggaggtgatgaggaggatcCAAAACATGCTGGAAATTCAGGAGAAAGAATTTGAGAAG TTCAAGTTTGCCATTGTGATGATGGGACGGCACCAGTACATCACTGAGGACGAGTACGAGGTCAACCTGAAGGACTTTGAACCACAGCCAG GTAACATGCCCCACCCCCGCCCGTGGTTAGGGTTGGATCATTTCAACAAAGCTCCAAAGAGAGGTCGCTACACCTACCTGGAGAAAGCAATCAAGATTCACAACTAA
- the usp7 gene encoding ubiquitin carboxyl-terminal hydrolase 7 isoform X3: MNHHHHHTQQQQQKAGEQQLSEPEDMEMEAGDTDEPPRIPANPVINGNLAMGDGHHNTEEDMEDDTSWRSEATFRFVVERFSRLSESVLSPSCFVRNLPWKIMVMPRFYPDRPHQKSVGFFLQCNAESDSTSWSCHAQAMLKIINYKDDEKSFSRRISHLFFHKENDWGFSNFMSWSDVTDPERGFIDDDKVTFEVYVQADAPHGVAWDSKKHTGYVGLKNQGATCYMNSLLQTLFFTNQLRRAVYMMPTEGDDSSKSVPLALQRVFYELQHSDKPVGTKKLTKSFGWETLDSFMQHDVQELCRVLLDNVENKMKGTCVEGTIPKLFRGKMVSYIQCKHVDYRSERIEDYYDIQLSIKGKKNIFESFKDYVATEQLDGDNKYDAGEHGLQEAEKGVKFLTFPPILHLQLMRFMYDPQTDQNIKINDRFEFPDQLPLDEFLQKPDSKDPANYILHAVLVHSGDNHGGHYVVYLNPKGDGKVSVKETIWCKFDDDVVSRCTKEEAIEHNYGGHDDDLSVRHCTNAYMLVYIRESKLSEVLLPMTDVDIPQQLVERLQEEKRVEAQKRKERQEAHLYMQVQMVTEDQFCGHQGNDMYDEEKVKYTVFKVLKSSTLQEFVQNLSQTMDQMRLWPMQARSNGTKRPAMLDYEADCNKSMIDLSDTENPWTIFLETVDPELAASGATLPKFDKDHDVMLFLKMYDPKTRSLNYCGHIYTPISCKIRDLLPVMCERAGFQQETSLILYEEVKPNLTERIQDYDVSLDKALDELMDGDIIVFQKDDPENDSSELPTAKDYFRDLYHRVDVIFCDKTIHNDPGFVVTLSNRMNYFQVAKTVAQRLNTDPMLLQFFKSQGYRDGPGNPLRHNYEGTLRDLLQFFKPRQPKKLYYQQLKMKITDFENRRSFKSIWLNSQFREEEITLYPDKHGCVRDLLEECKKAVELSEKGSEKLRLLEIVSYKIIGVHQEDELLECLSPAASRTFRIEEIPLDQVDLDKDGEMLIPVAHFHKEVFGTFGTPFLLKIRQGESFREVMRRIQNMLEIQEKEFEKFKFAIVMMGRHQYITEDEYEVNLKDFEPQPGNMPHPRPWLGLDHFNKAPKRGRYTYLEKAIKIHN; encoded by the exons ccgGCGACACAGACGAGCCCCCGAGAATCCCGGCGAACCCAGTGATCAATGGTAACTTGGCCATGGGCGACGGACACCACAacacagaggaagacatggaggacg ACACCAGCTGGCGGTCCGAGGCGACCTTCCGCTTCGTGGTGGAACGATTCAGCCGCCTGAGCGAGTCGGTGCTCAGCCCGTCGTGCTTCGTCAGAAACCTGCCGTGGAAGATCATGGTGATGCCGCGGTTCTACCCTGACCGGCCGCACCAGAAGAGCGTGGGCTTCTTCCTCCAGTGCAACGCTGAGTCGGACTCCAC ATCGTGGTCGTGTCACGCACAGGCAATGTTGAAGATCATCAATTACAAAGACGATGAGAAATCCTTCAGTCGCAGGATCAGCCACCTTTTCTTCCACAAAGAGAACGACTGGGGCTTCTCCAACTTCATGTCATGGAGC GACGTGACGGACCCAGAGAGGGGCTTCATCGACGACGACAAAGTGACCTTTGAGGTCTACGTCCAGGCAGACGCTCCGCACGGAGTGGC CTGGGACTCTAAGAAACACACAGGCTACGTTGGGCTGAAGAACCAGGGAGCTACGTGCTACATGAACAGCCTGTTACAGACGCTCTTCTTCACCAACCAGCTACGGCGG GCGGTCTACATGATGCCCACAGAGGGCGATGACTCCAGCAAGAGCGTCCCCCTGGCGCTGCAGAGGGTTTTCTACGAACTGCAACACAGCGACAAACCTGTCGGTACCAAGAAGCTCACCAAGTCCTTCGG ATGGGAAACACTAGACAGCTTCATGCAACACGATGTTCAGGAGCTGTGCAGAGTG CTTCTGGACAATGTAGAGAACAAAATGAAAGGCACTTGCGTCGAAGGAACCATCCCCAAGCTCTTCAGAGGGAAGATGGTG TCCTACATCCAGTGTAAGCACGTGGACTACCGGTCAGAGCGGATAGAGGACTATTACGACATCCAGCTAagcataaaaggaaaaaagaaca TCTTTGAGTCGTTCAAAGATTACGTCGCAACCGAGCAGTTAGACGGAGACAACAAATACGATGCAGGAGAACACGGCCTGCAG GAAGCGGAGAAGGGTGTGAAGTTCCTCACGTTCCCTCCgatcctccacctgcagctcatgaGGTTCATGTACGACCCACAGACTGACCAAAACATCAAGATTAACGACAG GTTTGAGTTTCCGGATCAGCTGCCCTTGGATGAGTTCCTCCAGAAGCCAGACTCAAAGGATCCGGCCAACTACATCTTGCACGCAGTGCTGGTCCACAGCGGGGACAACCACGGCGGTCACTACGTCGTCTATCTTAATCCAAAAGGAGACGGCAAAGTGAGTGTCAAGGAAACAATA TGGTGTAAATTTGACGACGATGTCGTGTCGCGGTGCACTAAGGAAGAAGCCATAGAGCACAACTATGGTGGGCACGACGACGACCTGTCAGTGCGCCATTGCACCAACGCATACATGCTGGTCTACATCCGGGAGTCCAAGCTGA GTGAGGTGCTCCTGCCGATGACTGACGTGGACATcccgcagcagctggtggagcgtctgcaggaggagaaaagggtgGAGGCCCAGAAGAGGAAAGAGCGCCAAGAGGCTCACCTCTACATGCAGGTTCAG ATGGTGACCGAGGATCAGTTCTGTGGTCATCAGGGCAATGACATGTACGACGAGGAGAAGGTCAAGTACACGGTTTTCAAGGTCCTGAAAAGCTCAACGCTGCAGGAGTTTGTCCAGAATCTTTCGCAGACCATG GATCAGATGAGGCTGTGGCCCATGCAAGCCCGGAGCAACGGAACCAAGCGGCCCGCCATGCTTGACTACGAGGCCGACTGCAACAAGTCG ATGATCGACTTGAGCGACACCGAGAATCCCTGGACAATATTTTTGGAGACTGTGGATCCAGAGCTGGCAGCCAGTGGGGCCACATTACCCAAGTTTGATAAAGATC ATGATGTCATGTTGTTCTTGAAAATGTATGATCCCAAAACAAGAAGCTTAAATTATTGTGGACATATCTACACACCTATATCCTGTAAAATAA GAGACCTTCTGCCAGTCATGTGTGAGAGAGCAGGGTTTCAGCAGGAGACTAGCCTTATCCTCTATGAG GAAGTAAAACCTAATCTAACCGAGCGGATACAGGACTACGACGTCTCTCTGGACAAGGCCCTGGATGAGCTCATGGATGGGGACATCATTGTCTTCCAGAA GGATGACCCAGAGAATGACAGCAGTGAGCTGCCGACAGCTAAGGACTATTTCCGGGATCTCTACCACCGCGTGGATGTCATTTTCTGTGACAAGACCATCCATAATGACCCCGGGTTCGTGGTGACGCTGTCCAACCGCATGAACTACTTTCAG GTGGCCAAGACGGTGGCGCAGAGGTTGAACACAGACCCCATGCTACTGCAGTTCTTCAAGTCACAGGG GTACAGGGACGGTCCAGGGAATCCTCTCAGACACAATTATGAGGGAACTCTGAGGGACCTGCTGCAGTTCTTCAAACCGCGGCAGCCCAAGAAACTGTATTACCAGCAG TTAAAGATGAAGATAACAGACTTTGAGAACAGGAGGAGTTTTAAATCCATATGGCTCAACAGCCAGTTCAGAGAAGAG GAGATCACCCTCTATCCTGACAAGCATGGCTGTGTCCGGGACCTTTTGGAAGAATGTAAAAAGGCAGTGGAGCTCTCTGAAAAAGGCTCTGAGAAGCTCAG GCTGTTAGAGATAGTAAGCTATAAAATCATAGGGGTTCACCAGGAGGATGAACTGCTAGAATGTTTATCTCCAGCTGCCAGCCGCACCTTCAGAATAGAG GAGATTCCTTTGGACCAGGTGGACTTGGACAAGGACGGTGAAATGTTAATCCCCGTCGCTCATTTCCACAAAGAAGTCTTCGGAACCTTTGGGACCCCCTTTTTGCTCAAGATtagacag GGCGAGTCATTCCGggaggtgatgaggaggatcCAAAACATGCTGGAAATTCAGGAGAAAGAATTTGAGAAG TTCAAGTTTGCCATTGTGATGATGGGACGGCACCAGTACATCACTGAGGACGAGTACGAGGTCAACCTGAAGGACTTTGAACCACAGCCAG GTAACATGCCCCACCCCCGCCCGTGGTTAGGGTTGGATCATTTCAACAAAGCTCCAAAGAGAGGTCGCTACACCTACCTGGAGAAAGCAATCAAGATTCACAACTAA